The following coding sequences lie in one Mucilaginibacter sp. KACC 22773 genomic window:
- the nth gene encoding endonuclease III, with protein MLKADRYKHFVEYFSKNQPNPVTELHYENPFQLLVAVILSAQCTDKRINQVTPALFERFPTPEALAASTSDEVFTYIRSVSYPNNKAKHLVGMAKILVDVFNSEVPSGIDNLQKMPGVGRKTANVIASVVFEEPAMAVDTHVFRVANRIGLTNNATTPLAVEKQLIQHIPKEHIAVAHHWLILHGRYICVARSPKCDICPLTWFCRYYERNNTETALLKAEAAKIKKAKEAKKKKALNSISKELKKRSVEKG; from the coding sequence ATGCTGAAAGCCGACCGCTACAAACACTTTGTTGAATATTTTTCGAAAAATCAGCCTAACCCTGTTACCGAACTGCATTATGAAAATCCGTTCCAGTTATTGGTGGCGGTCATCCTGTCGGCACAATGCACAGATAAACGCATTAACCAGGTAACCCCGGCGCTGTTTGAACGCTTCCCTACACCTGAAGCGTTGGCGGCATCAACATCCGATGAGGTTTTTACTTATATACGTAGTGTAAGTTATCCTAATAATAAGGCAAAGCACCTGGTGGGCATGGCCAAAATACTGGTAGATGTATTTAACAGCGAGGTACCATCGGGCATAGATAACCTGCAGAAAATGCCGGGCGTTGGCCGTAAAACCGCCAATGTTATTGCATCTGTAGTATTTGAAGAGCCGGCAATGGCGGTAGATACACACGTTTTTAGGGTAGCCAACCGCATAGGCTTAACCAATAACGCAACTACGCCGCTGGCTGTTGAAAAGCAATTAATACAACACATCCCTAAAGAGCATATAGCCGTAGCCCACCACTGGCTGATATTGCATGGCAGGTACATTTGCGTGGCCCGCAGCCCCAAATGCGATATTTGCCCGCTTACCTGGTTTTGCAGGTATTATGAGCGAAACAATACCGAAACCGCTTTATTGAAAGCCGAGGCCGCCAAGATTAAAAAAGCCAAGGAAGCAAAAAAGAAAAAGGCTCTGAACTCGATAAGCAAGGAACTGAAGAAAAGAAGTGTGGAGAAAGGTTAA
- a CDS encoding ABC transporter substrate-binding protein: MNKLVLLLFLGLMVQLSACSSKSADSHKTVFNINLEEGLTSLDPAFCRNRYTIWMDNQVFNGLVQVNDSLKVTPCIAKNWEVSADGLLYTFHLRNDVYFHDDPHFKNGIGRKAVASDFVYSFSRLIDPKVASSGSWIFSDKVKDCGAFTASNDSTFLIRLKQPFAPFLSMLTAQYCSVVPREVVEFYGKDFRSHPIGTGPFRFKYWKEGEVLVLLKNDKYWEADKNGRHLPYLDAVRATFIADKQTSFLEFVKKKLDFLNDIDGSYRDDILTKSGAVTQKYKGKFILNTAPYLNTMYLGILVDSNLAIVKKSPLKILKVRQAINYAIDRQKMIKYLRNSMGTPGYAGFIPQGMPGFDGKCVKGYSYDPDKARKLLAEAGFPDGKGLPEISLATTVGYRSLIEYVQGQLDRIGIKTSVEITQGASLRELVSKNGINFFYGQWIADYPDGENYLSVFYSKNKIPFGPNYTGFNNKKFDALFEQTYQVKNDSARYAIYQQMDNLVMEQSPVVVLYYDKLVNLYQNNISGFSLNGQNLLVLKRVMKTP; encoded by the coding sequence ATGAATAAACTGGTCTTATTGCTGTTTTTGGGATTGATGGTCCAGCTTTCGGCTTGCTCTTCAAAATCTGCAGATTCGCATAAAACGGTTTTTAACATTAACCTGGAGGAAGGCCTCACCTCGCTCGATCCTGCTTTTTGCCGCAATCGTTATACCATCTGGATGGATAACCAGGTTTTTAACGGGTTGGTGCAGGTTAATGACAGTTTAAAAGTTACGCCCTGCATTGCAAAAAACTGGGAGGTTTCTGCTGATGGATTGCTGTATACATTTCACCTGCGCAATGATGTTTATTTTCACGATGATCCGCATTTTAAAAATGGCATAGGCCGAAAGGCAGTGGCATCTGATTTTGTTTACAGCTTTAGCAGATTAATTGACCCTAAAGTTGCCTCATCGGGTTCCTGGATTTTTAGCGACAAAGTAAAAGATTGTGGTGCCTTTACGGCCTCCAATGACAGTACTTTCTTGATTAGGCTGAAACAACCTTTCGCGCCTTTTTTAAGCATGCTTACCGCGCAATATTGCTCGGTTGTTCCCAGGGAGGTTGTTGAGTTTTATGGCAAAGATTTCAGGAGTCATCCTATAGGAACCGGCCCTTTCAGATTTAAATATTGGAAAGAGGGGGAGGTGCTGGTGCTGCTTAAAAACGATAAGTACTGGGAAGCTGATAAAAATGGCAGGCACCTGCCGTACCTGGATGCCGTAAGGGCTACATTTATTGCCGATAAGCAAACGTCGTTTTTAGAGTTTGTAAAAAAGAAACTTGATTTTTTAAATGATATAGATGGCAGCTATCGCGATGATATCCTCACCAAATCGGGCGCGGTTACACAAAAATATAAGGGGAAGTTCATTTTAAATACGGCGCCTTACCTCAATACCATGTACCTCGGCATTTTGGTCGACAGCAATTTGGCTATTGTCAAAAAATCGCCCCTGAAAATATTGAAAGTGAGGCAGGCGATAAACTACGCTATCGACCGCCAGAAAATGATCAAATACCTTCGGAATAGCATGGGAACTCCCGGCTATGCAGGCTTTATCCCCCAGGGCATGCCGGGTTTTGATGGCAAATGTGTTAAAGGGTACTCTTACGATCCGGATAAAGCCCGAAAGCTATTAGCCGAAGCCGGCTTCCCCGACGGTAAGGGATTACCCGAAATATCGTTGGCTACTACCGTAGGCTATCGCAGCCTGATTGAATATGTGCAAGGTCAACTGGATAGGATAGGCATTAAAACCAGCGTAGAAATTACGCAGGGGGCAAGCCTGCGCGAACTAGTATCTAAAAATGGCATCAACTTTTTTTATGGTCAATGGATTGCCGATTATCCCGATGGTGAAAATTATCTGTCGGTTTTCTATTCAAAAAATAAGATCCCGTTTGGCCCCAACTATACCGGCTTCAACAATAAAAAGTTTGATGCATTGTTTGAACAAACCTACCAGGTAAAAAACGATTCGGCTCGCTATGCCATTTACCAGCAAATGGATAACCTGGTAATGGAGCAGTCGCCGGTGGTGGTTTTGTATTATGATAAATT
- the recA gene encoding recombinase RecA has protein sequence MANTDKNNSDKLKALQLTLDKLEKSYGKGTIMKLGDSVIEATEVISTGSLGLDIALGVGGLPKGRVIEIYGPESSGKTTLAIHAIAESQKKGGIAAFIDAEHAFDRFYAKKLGVDVENLLISQPDNGEQALEIADNLIRSGAIDILVIDSVAALVPKAEIEGEMGDSKMGLHARLMSQALRKLTGTISKTGCCCIFINQLRDKIGVMFGNPETTTGGNALKFYASVRLDVRRISQIKDTDEVSGNRVKVKIVKNKVAPPFRIAEFDIMFGEGISKAGEIIDLGVEYNIIKKAGSWFSYGDTRLGQGRDAVKQLILDNPELMEELETKIKETVTGEHLAEV, from the coding sequence ATGGCTAACACAGATAAAAATAACTCGGACAAATTAAAGGCTTTACAGCTTACGCTGGATAAGCTTGAAAAATCATACGGAAAAGGCACCATCATGAAGTTGGGCGATTCTGTTATTGAGGCTACGGAGGTAATATCAACCGGCTCATTGGGGCTCGACATCGCGCTGGGCGTTGGCGGCTTGCCTAAAGGCAGGGTTATTGAAATATACGGGCCGGAATCATCCGGTAAAACAACTTTGGCTATCCACGCCATTGCCGAATCGCAAAAGAAAGGCGGCATTGCTGCATTTATTGATGCAGAGCACGCGTTTGATCGTTTTTACGCCAAAAAACTGGGTGTGGATGTCGAAAACCTGTTGATCTCTCAACCGGATAACGGTGAGCAGGCTTTAGAAATTGCCGATAACCTGATCCGTTCGGGTGCTATTGATATCCTGGTTATTGACTCTGTTGCCGCGTTGGTGCCAAAGGCTGAGATTGAAGGCGAAATGGGCGACTCAAAAATGGGTTTGCATGCACGTTTAATGTCGCAGGCCTTGCGTAAATTAACCGGTACCATTAGCAAAACAGGATGTTGCTGTATTTTTATCAACCAGCTGCGCGATAAAATCGGCGTAATGTTTGGTAATCCCGAAACTACCACCGGCGGTAATGCTTTGAAGTTTTATGCGTCGGTACGTTTGGATGTACGCCGTATATCACAAATTAAGGATACCGACGAGGTTTCCGGTAACCGCGTTAAGGTGAAGATTGTTAAAAACAAAGTTGCACCGCCGTTCCGCATTGCCGAGTTTGATATCATGTTTGGCGAAGGTATTTCTAAAGCCGGCGAAATCATCGACCTGGGTGTTGAATACAACATCATCAAAAAAGCAGGCTCGTGGTTCAGCTACGGCGATACCCGCTTAGGCCAGGGCCGCGATGCGGTTAAACAATTAATATTGGATAACCCCGAGCTGATGGAAGAACTGGAAACTAAAATTAAAGAAACCGTTACCGGCGAACATTTAGCCGAAGTATAA